The Episyrphus balteatus chromosome 3, idEpiBalt1.1, whole genome shotgun sequence genome segment gCTTTTGTGTACAAAAATTTCGTGAAATTGAATTAGAAATTGAGAGAAtaccagattaaaaaaaaaacagttccaagtaccgttaataatgattttcgaaattttctaataaaaataattccacAAACTTTTCTGGAGAGTCTCTGCATAACACGTTTGATGTTAATCGccctatccgtttaggctgacGTTCCTTATACCGAGAAACTGACAGACtaagtgccagttgtacaaacgtggatcagccttgattcaggaatttaacccaccgatttcggcggatcaGCTGCGGGACAACTTCGGTTTAAGCATTAATGTGGCTATTTCTACATATatgaaccttgaaccagtgctaaacttcAGCATTgctaccgatttcagaagataaaagttgctgatccacggattaaatatttgtacaactgagCCTAATGGACTGACAGACTGATTATGTGCCGCTAGAGATCGATCCTACAATCACGTTATTTCACTGTTAAAAATTGGTGTGAAAAACTGTAACTTAAGCTGAAGTCTGGCAAAAACTTTTTTGCATTGTTTCATCTTATATTTTAGGTTGCGTTTTTTCCTCAGTACTGTTATTCACAGTCAGACtaacaaattcattcattcatttcttACTGGCtataaaatattcatttccaaatttgaatttttttcgaatgtcaaattcaaaataacTATGACGTaaatagaaaacaaacaaaatcctAAGTTATACCTACACTCTGGTTCGCTTGGTAGTACATAAGTtcttatttacaaattttatcaacgaatataaaaaatatattagtataatgataatgatgataACCCTTAACtgattacattttcaaaattaattgtaaCATAATGTATACAAATATTATCATATACACTGAATTTACCGAAACTTAGAAACTtacaaatttttctaaatttgtatataattttcaatttaattgaaaaactctCTCTTGaatctttgaaattttttgatgaaaaggaAGGAGGAAAAAAACCACTGCCTCATTACTTAGTTCATATTGTTTGCCTTCAGGGTCCAGCCAGACTTCCGATCTCATAAGTGCTTATATGTGCATACACATGTACTATATAATAATGCCACTTAAAGTAGCATTCTTCACTCTATTGCTTCATTTAGTCAATTGATGTTCGTTTTTCTTTGCGTTCTTTATTTTCGATTCTTTGCTGCCCCCTTTTATGAGGGTAAATTTCAATAAGAAAGTGTCTAGtggtctttataaataaaaaaaaaattgatgtggTAGTGATACggtttttatgtatatttatattattaggTATAAAGCataaataacaagaaaaaactattttttgtttaataatatgAATTTGAGCATCTCCTTTAAACCTTGAAAAAACTACataattcataaaataaaagaaaaccttcgaaataaaaaaattgttttaaaacaatttttaatacaaatttatagtagaaaaaatccaattttagtaaaaaaaacgaaacatttttgtttattttgagcTTGTATGTTTTACGTGTTTTAACGAGAAAATCCCCTAATGTCTATGGGTATCTCTCTGTCAATAACAATGTCATATTGTTTTTTTCGTCGTAAACACGAATGAGATAGAGGAGCTTGTGAAGTACTTGAATACAATATCTCTACAACTTGACTTATCTCTTGACCCCAAAAAACAGAACGAGTTCAAATTGATATGTCTTTATTGCATGCCGGaatgaatttttattgatttttgtttttaactgtgTCTGTCCAATTTGAAACGGAaatagtttttactttttttcacttttaggcacaaacaaaaaataacacatCTTAGATTCTGAAACAaagtaaattattaaaataaaagaaaaaaacagataaTATAAGAATAAGAACCCCACCAACtgcaaacataaaataaaaatatcaaatgaacacaaaaaaacttatcaTATACAAAGCTATTATAAAGAGAGGAGAACATAATTTCTCTTTTGATGTTACATATATTTCATACTAGCAGAGATACTACGAACGAGTATGCATGTATGTATGTACTTCTTATTTTGTAGAAGATAATAAGATTTGGAGTCTATGTAAGAAGATAATAATTagtttgttgtttaaaaatgttAGAGATACAAAACTAAgacgtaaaaataaaatgctcgaGGGGGTCGCACGTGTCTGCTTTTTTAGTTGAGAGTACCTTTATCTTAGATAAccatttcaaattaaaacctTTGGTTGATTTGccagaaaaacaaatatttttactttgtctctaaatttaaaaaaaaaattgattcagaATTTGACAAAAATTGCGAGTTTGACGAAAAAATATGTCAGTTTTCGCAAAAAAGTCCAacgttttctgaattttttgagTAAAGTTAAAAACACAGTTTTGACTGAGACcattacatacaaaaaatggATTGGAATggtaagagccgtttttgaaaaaatttcaatgcttCGAAAACGTATATTTATGTAAAGAGGATATATGTAATGTACTTAAACATAATATATCATTAACGGAATTAAAATATGAACTACAAGCACAAGAACGTTTGACCCAGTcctgcattttatttgtatttttttgtttgcgatTTAAATTAAAGGGTcgctgtggtgtatgcgtatctttttagttttttagtgAGAAGTTGAACTTTGTTGaccattttttgactttttcaaaGGTTAAAAGTCTTACAtaagaatttgaaaaatatttaatgcatacTTAAAAtagatttagatttttaattttctattttttctcgTCGATTGTTTTACATTTCACGAAATATATCTCCCCAGAATAAAAAAGatcttaaaaacaaaagcatttttatttattatgctGTTTAAATAAGAATCCTTCGCCAATTAATCTTTGTCCAGATATCGAAGCGTTTTCTTCCAATATCATCTTAAACGCCTCCTTGTTCCAATGACTCGAGTCAAATGCTTGACGGCTGAAACTATAGAGCCAGGTAGCATTTTGTTCAGCGCTTCGACGAACGAACTCTCTCCGTTTTGTACCAAAATACCTCGATCTTTGGTTCATCGCTCCATTATACTATGTGAAAGCCTTCTTTCTTCCAGTCTCTATACATTATGGGCCACTCTAAGAGTTTCACTTTGTTGTGTGGTGCAAGAACCAAGAAGGGTATGCCGAACAACAACTCGTCCAACGACTCTCAGTCTCCGTTTCACTGTTTCAAGGAACTACCAAAGattgtaaaaatttataaaaacccAATCTTCCATTCGTAAAATCAACATCCaggtataatatatatataattgtttataacgaagaatttaaacaaattccctttgaatattagaattcacagtatattcatgctgtgagttttatatagagtcggtaaacatcgaccaaaataaggcgtcttagtaagggtacgacagatctaactgatgagcccactgtcgtacctgggcgaaacgctttataaatttggagttgaggtcacttgaactttaaaattgaattataattgtttatatTGGACTCAAACTTTTAGGCTGCAGTGTACATATCAGCTTTATTCAATTAACAAATAAATCAAGTATTATTCAACCTGTACatgtaaataaaatgaatgagTGTGTCTATTAGTTATCTCTTTGTTGCCATTAAGCAAGCACTTTTTAACCAAATTGACGacacatttgaattttttttttgatcattttGAATCTTATTATTTAGACCATTCCGAATTCTGatcatttgaaataaatcattttcaaatcgcaaaatataaagtacctaattatttaattacaaaaatttcttttaaggaTTTAACAATAGTTTAATTTACACTCCACATAGACACAGACAATGTTTGTTCAGCTTTTTTGCTTTACACCACacgttcattaaaaaaaaatgtcttatcaGTAAAAATGTCGATAAACTTCTTCTATATTTGTACAATTCGTCATTGTTAAATATAACCGACAGAAATTCACTCTGATTTCTCAGCGAATGTATACtcatttcaatttattatttatacaaCATTACTCGcatatttatataatatttttttcattttttttttgcagtccaGAGCATTGCCATCAGATGCATCGCCTTTTCGTCGCTGGGCACAATCTTCATTCCGTGCTCCCAGAACTGTAGATTCACAAGTTTCACTTGCACGCCGACCATCCTCTTTGACTGCCTCCGACAACGATGTTTACACCAAATCAATGGAGACTTATATAGGAGATTTCAAAGCAGCAGCTGCCGCCGCCCGAAATCAGTTAGCTGATGTCAAAAATATTGTCAACGGAAGTGTTATTGGTAGTATTAGTAGTAGTAGTAATCGTAGCGCACCTCAACAACAAGAATCACAACCTGCTGGGGTCACAGCTTGGGGTAACtcatttgaaaaacttttagaaGACCCAGCTGGCTTGCATACATTTGctgaatttcttaaaaaagaattctcagCTGAGAATATATACTTTTGGACTGCATGCGAAAGGTATCGCTTTATTGAATCGGCAAGCGAACGTGCAACAATGGCAATGGAAATATATTCCAAACATTTAGCCAACGGAGCAACAGAACCAGTAAATGTAGACTCACAAGCAAGAACTACAACTCAGGAGAATCTTCGAACAGCTGAAAAAGATTTATTTGGACAAGCTCAGAAGCAAATTTTCAACTTGATGAAATTCGACAGTTATCAGCGATTCATTCGATCTGATATGtacaaaaaatgcattgaaGCCGAAGAAAAACATCAACCACTGCCGTATTCAGCAGAAGGCTTGGATGAGTTGTTGAAGACAAATTTTCACCTATCAGCCCATTCTAAGGTAagtgattttattttgtatgatttttttgctGAATATGTCCTTAATATAgttcttttttaacaatttcagcTGAAAAAATCGGCTAGCAATGCTGAAGATCGGCGTCGAAAGAGTCTCCTACCATGGCATCGCAAAACTCGTTGTAAATCTCGTGATCGCGATGAACTTGATAATGATCACGGTAACAGCAAATCATCTAACAACAGAACAGGCAAATATCAACAGTCAACaggaaattctttaaaaataaccAATACAACAAATTCCACAAGTGATATCCATAGTTCACGCAGCTCTCTATCTAGTTTCGACACACTGCCACAATGCACATTGACCAACAACACATCAGATGATATTAAAGCCTGTTGTCTATGTCGTGTTATACTTTGCGATGGAGCAACAACAATTGTTCAAACCAAACCCGATGAAACAGTTCGTCAATTGGTTGAAAGATTGCTCGAAAAACGTGGCATTTCATATCAATTATTTGAAGTTATTCTAAATAGCACAAATAAAACAGTTGATTTGAATGCTTCATCGCAAATTTTATCTGGGAAAGAATTATTAATTGAGCAGAAAGTCGCATTTAAATTAGACCTGCCCGATCCCAAAGTAATCTCAGTGAAAAGTAAACCGAAGAAAGCTCTTTGCGATGTGATTAAACCGATTTTGCAAAAGTATAACTATTGCATGGAAAATGTTCAGATATTAATGCGTGATACCCATGAACCGATTGATCTTTCACAACCTGTTACCATAGCCGATGGTCAGAGACTGCAAGTTGTAATGTTGAAAGCGGACCAACCGACGACCGACTACCTGCCACCAAATTCAGCTAAGCTTAAACCTATgccaaaaaatgtatcttttccaGCAATAAAACCACATAGAAATGGTGGTCCAGTACCAAGTGTGGTTATAAGTACACAACAGAGCACCCTTGATGAGATAACTAATAAAGTTTTCAGTGAATTATTGCAAGGAAAAGTAGAATCTCATGATGGGAATCAAAAGGCAGCTGATATAGGCTCCATGAAGGTAAGCTAgtattcttttatttaattaattattcttttttttaaatatcgtttttttttttttggaaatttgaagTAATTTGAAATTGTAAATTTCTATTCAGAAAATTTCAGTATTTCTACTTGAGAAAGTATGCACAATTCGTAGATGGTTTTGGTCAGATAGCaattaaataatgaaaattctTTGCCTCAAGAAACCCTGTCagtaaaattatctacaatattagtttatatatttaatttcttaCATAATTAAAGTTTTAATGAACAATAAATATTGAAAGTCTGGCTTTCACTAAAATAAGCAATTGTATATAATAGTAcggaattcagaaaaaaatgtttttctcacaaaaaaaaactaacagggtctgatttaaaaaagaatttaaaatccACCTTTGTCCATTTGCAATCTCGGAATCCATTTCTGGAAAGTAACTCAATAGTTTCATATTCAAATTCAATATACTATGTACCATCAGAGGAATTTGAGAGCTAACAAATATTGATTCTTCCGATGAAAGTTCAAATGTTTTCCTCTCTTTTTTGGAGGCTCTTTCTTATTCAAGATGTTTAAGTGGTCAAAAGGTttagcaaaaaaagaaaaaggattTTAGAAGCCCCTTTTGAACCTTCAGATTTTGAAtctattaaaaacataaataccTTTCCTTTTGACACCCAGAAAAACTGTGACTTCTGTGAAGAAGGGTGAGCCCATTTCATCGCATAAAGTCCTAAAAAGTCGACTTTGCAAAACCTTGTCTTATAGATTTCACAACTCTGATCACATCTTTAAACACATCATTTAACTCTGGAAATAGAGCTTTAGATGCtaaaactttttaatgaagGCAGCAGTGTGTCAAGGAAACGTTTGACGTTTTAAGGCGTCCTTCTGTTTGCATAACAAACTGCACTCAAGGAATTTTAACGATCAGATTCCTATTTAACATGACTTGATGATGTACTCAAATCACGCAAACAAACTTAAGTAACATTTAATTCTGCTTCCACCTCTTATCTTAAACGTTACAGCAGTCACttaatccaaaataaaaaatgaggGTTCAAGACCTTTATTAAAAGACGCAATGTCCCATTATTTTAGATTCTATTTTCGAACTTGAGTTCGCAATCACTACTTTGAAATCTAGAATTATTGCTCTCTCTGATTGTGCCTTGGGATTTGCAAATTCGTATCTTGAGCTAAGCTACAATGAGAAGTAATACTTTTATTCAATTTTGGTTCCTCTGAACGTTCCGATATCCagataaaagaaaacattttatacATCGTAGCTTCCTTATCCTTTTTAATCCCGCTTAAAGTCGCCGGAGTTGTTTTTGTGCAGGTTAAGCCCTCCGATCATCTGAACAGCGCATTTTCAAGGCCATGACTTCTTAACTAATTCTTtctctatttatttttaagtctcATCTGgctttttaatcattttatctTGCTATAACTTCAGATTTGCTCtttatgcaatttatttatgctttaaaataaattttaattatttaaatgttttcctTTCAGTCAGATGACTGCGCTTCAGAGACATCATCAATATTTGACCGAATCCGAAGACGAGACTCAAACATTCCGGGCCTAAAAGGTCTACgaccgaaaaaaataaacaaaatatctaTAAGTCAATCAGATGATGCCCTAACAACCTCAACACAATTATATAGCACTAACAGCGATCCAGCTgtaacaacgacaaaaaaaccTGTTATTGCAAAATGGAAAGCTGGTGTTAAAGTTCAAGTCACTGAACGAGCTGAAAATCAAGGTTTGTAAACCGGCACAGTcccattttctttaatttaagtaaacATATCTATGAACTAGTAACCAATTTCAGATGAATTTCTAGAAGGACTAAAGCGTGCACAATGTGCTCGACTGGAAGATCAACGGGGAACTGAAATCAATTTTGAACTtccagattttttaaaaaacaaagaaaatcaaAGTGCAGCCAATAAGTTGAGAAAAATCCGTGCAAATCTTAGTCCTGTAAATAAATCAGCACCTGTTGTGCTAGTAGATAACCAGCAGCAGCAAGTAGATCGTCCATTACCACAACCAGCTCCAAGACTATCGATCACAAAGAAACAATCAATTTCACCTATGAAAATTGATGAAGAAGATGCTGCTGCTCCATCAATATCTGTTGTCGGACAAACAATAGATGAGGACTCTTTATCTACCAAAGGTCCGCCGCCACTACCCCCAAAGCCAAAAGTTCTGCCAATTAAGCCTTCTAATTGGGGCCAAAGCAGCACTATCACTAATGGCTGTTCAAAACAAGTTGGTTCTTCATCTTCTCCAACAACTGGGCTAGCAATTCCTCTTCCGAGCAAAATTCCGGTTGACATTTCTCGCAAGCATCTTGGATCTGAACAAACTGGTAGAACAGCTTACCTAGATGAGCCAAGTAGTAGTTTTGTTTAGACTAAGTATAAAATTTGATAGTAAAAATGATGACAAtaggtttttatttaataatatgtGAGGAAAAATTTTGTGACTCGTAACTGTTTAAAGTTCGTAAAGTTTTAATAGGATTAACCATGTAAATAAGCAAAAACAAGTATATTatggagaaaaaaatatatgtaacttatctttataaattattatttaaaaaaaaatattcgatatgaataaaaatggttttgataaaaaaaaaattgattgcatttttatattatttgaaaaaaaaggcactTAAGATAAcagaaattacaaataaaaatctaaaaccttattttataaatgtagTTTGTCCTCGGTGTTTAAGTTttctttcttcaaaatatcaaggGGGATTATAAGTAGTTTACTCCTATCTaacaatttatgtttttataaattcataAATAGCAGATATTAGTGGAGCTGCtatttcgattgtaaataaGAAACCCGACCTCCAAGAAACATGGTTTCAGCTATAAATAGAGCTTTAAGAGACCTTTTGACATCTCAATCGATgcatttggaggaaatttttgaaaatgtactttttttaggcaaggggttaacattgatttttatctcgaaaatccgaaacaaatattttttttcaactttaatgcATTAGAATGTTTACtctgaactcatatctgtaaaccaaatcttatttcgagactttgatccgaaaatatctgcttccgaaagtaagaaaaaaatacatatttcgatagttaataattcagcaaccaggcctccgagaaacttttggttttcagctataagcctggtacgctgctcgcgctaaaatttagctgagataaaattcccatacaagttatcgatttttttctcgaaaatccgaaaaaaataaaatttaatttgttctatataaatgcataggcctgtttacTCTGAActtatatctgttaaccaaatcttatttcgagactttgatccgaaaatatctttccgaaagtaagaaaaaaaaacaacaaaaatacatatttcgatAGTAAATAGGTATTTCAGCAACCAGACttctaagaaacttttggttttcagctaaaaatagagttttaagagacctttcttttggtGATTTTCTGGATGGATTCGGaggaaatgtttgaaaatttactttttttaggcGAGGGGTTAAccttttctcgaaaatccgaaagaaacaaaatttaattttttctacctAGCATGCATAGTCCTGGTTACTGTGAattcatatctgtaaaccaaatcttATTTCGAAACTTtcatccgaaaatatctgcctccgaatgtaagaaaagaacaaacaaaaaatatttcgatagtaaataattcagcaaccagacctccgagaaacttttggttttcagctatgagtagagcttaaagagaccttcctcgatggatttggaataaaattttgaaaatgtactcttttacggccatattattcactctggatttagtttggattaaagttaattttaaatccaatccattaaatctgaatttcataaatccaaggatttaattttttgttcttattattcactcaaaataaattatgtgattgttcaataaattttgttaaatttggatttatctttatttttccttcacaaaatacttgacaaaacaactgaacactgtgaaaatgaattttacatctggatttataaagttaaacagacctccagagagcagtttaaatttgtttggatttaacgagattggattcaaaaaattggatttaagattggatttaagtggtgaatattatggaattggatttatttttgacatttgacattgtttacatccagatgtattttttaaactagtgaataatatggccgttaatgtcgttttctattgacttttgagatttttgtgtaaaattctcagattttccactgcaaatagaatatgaaatctagttttgtaattgtgtgcgaaatctgtgcgtataaaaaaaataaaacaacaacaaatgttaagacaaatgtcaaacagaggagtgtgtgtgaaagtgcgtgtgtttgtatgcgtgaatcttgataaaaatccagaatcagattcttgaatctcagattcatttttttgtcatttttttgaatctcaggacgcatatagatcatgaaatctgagatttgtccactatttcccctcttcaccccccctttcagctgtcaaattcacaaatctcattctgagattcgtcaatagaaaacgacataaggcATAAATCCATAGGCCTCTCGTTCTTTGTTTATAAAATCTTTAGTACTTTCATGTATTTTCGCCGCACTgcgaaaatcgactcgtgaaaagtcgacaTAAAGCACTGTTCACATGAGAGTGACCAACCGAAGGAGCGAATGAATAATgaaatttaatgcatttttaaattatttttttcttaacaaaacttGTATTAATAGTAGCAAGCTAACTAGTGTTTaactttttcaaagaaaattataacatttcaatttctaaaataagaaaaatgtgaGAAAACTAATTGTTCGTACGAACAAACTTTTATTGTAACGaccatttgtttttttatatttttcttattaaaaaaaaaaaaaaacagtagctTACTACTGtttaatagaatatttataaaaaaaaattgctctagAAATgcgttaaattttatttcttccttTATTCGCTCATTTATTGGTCGCTCTCATGTAAACAGTGCTGAAGGTAATTTGTCGTTGAAGTAAGCCGTGCATAACTTATTTGTTGAACGCTTTCATTTTGGTTTGAGAAGAACTGATTGAAATGTGAACTATATCTCTCAAACTGTTATCTGTCAAAATTACCACACCAGTCGCcgatgttgataaaaaaaaatatagaaaaataaaagaaaaactcaatttaatttaataacaaatacaaattattaataataatcatGGAAGCAATAAATCCAGCTAAAAACTGCATTAAACTCcttcaagtaaaaataataaaattcatagtttttcattaatttttcttttctcaacctacaacttttcaattttctaggTTCTGCAACCTGGTTTCCTCGCTCCAGGAATCCAAGGCCTCCTCAACGCCCAACAAGTACGCCACCGTCAGACCAAACATTGGaatccaaaattcaaaaatctacgaaaacaaaaattcattaaaatcgaTATTCCCGATTTTCGGGAGAAATTCGAAGAACTTCCCAAAGAAGAAGTTCGCAGTCGTATGAAAGAAAGAGGTGTCTTACCTCCACGACCATGGATGGAAAGACCATTTCATATAAGTTGCACCGGTGGCATGTTCGAACCCTACGTTCCTCCAGAAGGTGATGGCAAAAAGTCCATCATCTCGACAACTGGAGCAAAGcaaaaaatcgagtttttagaaaaaaaaggtaaaagtaTGATGGCCGTACGAAAGATTAAGAGCTTTGAAGAAGATTTTGACAAAGACGATTTTGCGATCCTAGCTCAAGAAATCTACATTAACGCCCATCAACTAATGGCGGCAAAAAAGAAGCACGAATTACGTCAGCACGTAACAGAACGTTGCTATCCCGAAATGATTCACAACACGAAAGATAAAACTATTCACTGGCGATTCTTGAAGTCATTGGAGCCACCTCGAGTTGTTCATGCTCGATGCACTGATATtattacaaaagaaaatatgtttGCTCAAGTGACTGTTCGTTTTCACACTCAACAGCAGTTGGCTATTTATGATCGATTTGGTCGTCTTATGCATGGTTCGGAGATCATTGCTAAAGATGTTTTGGAGTACGTTGTTATGGAGAAGCATATTTCGAATGAATATGGAGTGTGGCGAATGCATGATAAGATTATACCTGATTGGTTCCCAGCTAGACAGCCGTCACCTATTACTTTTAGGGTAATTGAAGAGGTTGAAGAGGAAACGAAGCAAATTGAAGAAGCCGTTGAAACAAAGGAgaagaaagttgaagaaattcAGGCTGGTTCGTCGGAAACTCCCAAAGAAAAATTGATCACTGCTTAAGaagagaaatttattttttaatgttattattCTAGGATCACTTGGAaatgttataataaaaaaaaaatttaaagaatttataCTTGccattattttatatattttaagtgTACCAACATTTCATTtttgcagcgcaaatgtgcaaatgaaaaaattctcatgcgcaatgaatttaaacttaaagaaagaagaaacatgacgtaaaagatgatacagcttttctttgtttctcaattctgtcaaaatattaattggaaattcaaagttcaagacaaaataacaaaaatagccgcgaatttcttggatataataaatttgtaaatattgacagaaatgtttaaaaaaaagttttttttcttaaaggatggAATTAAGATAATATATTGTTATTTTGGAGAAGATACTGAATtgcaactttaaaaaatttgacagatgaaaaagtgttcataaattcaaagtaaaatacatgcgcaaatagtttttctgacattagtctgatcgcaaatgaccgcatgtaaacaaagcaaccatgcaattatgaaagcacccttTGTATTTTTCCAATCGGTTATGTTGAATTCCCTCACAATTTACAATACCGATTAACTTTTGAAACCGAgaggttttcatttttttacattaatgcTTTTGGCCTGAAGGGGACGGTAATTTCGTTATTCGTACAATATCTATGATAAGAATGTTCAGACCGAGTTGGTTGTACGgctattacactggtcaacacttcggattcgagctcagcacacaaaaatcctatagaaaagtatattttggtgtcTGTACCAAAAACCTTATTGACAACGATAATTATCGTTATTTGTAATACGACTCCAAAAggattttgcaatttttttagaacCCAAAATTAACAGTAACCTGTTTCCATGTTCTGTAGCTTTTATCACTGgagataaaatatttgaatgactttaaaatttattttatctcataaaaataaagaaaatttcgttcaaaacCTTAATTTCTTCAttcataaattctgaatttgaaagaacttttgctttatttatggaagaaaatggattttagagacgttggaaaacgtttatcGTCAGTGATAGTTACAGAACAGTGGCCTGATTATGGAATACGATGTCGATCGTTTAAGATTCGATATCTCCCTTTCGACTCGCCTCGAATCGCTCAATTATGGAATTCGGAGCGAATATTTCCAATATTCGAGCC includes the following:
- the LOC129912990 gene encoding regulator of G-protein signaling loco isoform X3; its protein translation is MVKVNKTEPPKFKYRTTPKAIKDFQLNCDTKSVAIMVERFVQSIANVNDSGSFDTSFEVKTIQPKPQYIRHRCVTELDRESLNRFVKAFEERNKAAAKVQTLPTKQQQNSENLDIMSLMASTPKKDTLSISLRRKESAVSTDSDIGSSDGGGGHDESSMKSPKSPFYINQNDNLKVPSPTQCKSASKVLQFFSSAKKKVQTLRTPSRCSSATASPVMMRAQLGCKPLHHYHHDTDADEEDNDDGISLTRSRSASRNTSPDSSFEMQPPLVPTFKITPPRSTKTHQRNPAYELARIIRGSFHAKRASVSKLRRSLSDPDSHQTSVDAVAAAAAAKQDDNNNKFIKAKRIEQRSGVGDATIKNLDVIRSRALPSDASPFRRWAQSSFRAPRTVDSQVSLARRPSSLTASDNDVYTKSMETYIGDFKAAAAAARNQLADVKNIVNGSVIGSISSSSNRSAPQQQESQPAGVTAWGNSFEKLLEDPAGLHTFAEFLKKEFSAENIYFWTACERYRFIESASERATMAMEIYSKHLANGATEPVNVDSQARTTTQENLRTAEKDLFGQAQKQIFNLMKFDSYQRFIRSDMYKKCIEAEEKHQPLPYSAEGLDELLKTNFHLSAHSKLKKSASNAEDRRRKSLLPWHRKTRCKSRDRDELDNDHGNSKSSNNRTGKYQQSTGNSLKITNTTNSTSDIHSSRSSLSSFDTLPQCTLTNNTSDDIKACCLCRVILCDGATTIVQTKPDETVRQLVERLLEKRGISYQLFEVILNSTNKTVDLNASSQILSGKELLIEQKVAFKLDLPDPKVISVKSKPKKALCDVIKPILQKYNYCMENVQILMRDTHEPIDLSQPVTIADGQRLQVVMLKADQPTTDYLPPNSAKLKPMPKNVSFPAIKPHRNGGPVPSVVISTQQSTLDEITNKVFSELLQGKVESHDGNQKAADIGSMKSDDCASETSSIFDRIRRRDSNIPGLKGLRPKKINKISISQSDDALTTSTQLYSTNSDPAVTTTKKPVIAKWKAGVKVQVTERAENQDEFLEGLKRAQCARLEDQRGTEINFELPDFLKNKENQSAANKLRKIRANLSPVNKSAPVVLVDNQQQQVDRPLPQPAPRLSITKKQSISPMKIDEEDAAAPSISVVGQTIDEDSLSTKGPPPLPPKPKVLPIKPSNWGQSSTITNGCSKQVGSSSSPTTGLAIPLPSKIPVDISRKHLGSEQTGRTAYLDEPSSSFV
- the LOC129912990 gene encoding regulator of G-protein signaling loco isoform X5, whose translation is MSRALPSDASPFRRWAQSSFRAPRTVDSQVSLARRPSSLTASDNDVYTKSMETYIGDFKAAAAAARNQLADVKNIVNGSVIGSISSSSNRSAPQQQESQPAGVTAWGNSFEKLLEDPAGLHTFAEFLKKEFSAENIYFWTACERYRFIESASERATMAMEIYSKHLANGATEPVNVDSQARTTTQENLRTAEKDLFGQAQKQIFNLMKFDSYQRFIRSDMYKKCIEAEEKHQPLPYSAEGLDELLKTNFHLSAHSKLKKSASNAEDRRRKSLLPWHRKTRCKSRDRDELDNDHGNSKSSNNRTGKYQQSTGNSLKITNTTNSTSDIHSSRSSLSSFDTLPQCTLTNNTSDDIKACCLCRVILCDGATTIVQTKPDETVRQLVERLLEKRGISYQLFEVILNSTNKTVDLNASSQILSGKELLIEQKVAFKLDLPDPKVISVKSKPKKALCDVIKPILQKYNYCMENVQILMRDTHEPIDLSQPVTIADGQRLQVVMLKADQPTTDYLPPNSAKLKPMPKNVSFPAIKPHRNGGPVPSVVISTQQSTLDEITNKVFSELLQGKVESHDGNQKAADIGSMKSDDCASETSSIFDRIRRRDSNIPGLKGLRPKKINKISISQSDDALTTSTQLYSTNSDPAVTTTKKPVIAKWKAGVKVQVTERAENQDEFLEGLKRAQCARLEDQRGTEINFELPDFLKNKENQSAANKLRKIRANLSPVNKSAPVVLVDNQQQQVDRPLPQPAPRLSITKKQSISPMKIDEEDAAAPSISVVGQTIDEDSLSTKGPPPLPPKPKVLPIKPSNWGQSSTITNGCSKQVGSSSSPTTGLAIPLPSKIPVDISRKHLGSEQTGRTAYLDEPSSSFV